Proteins found in one Aquibium microcysteis genomic segment:
- the deoA gene encoding thymidine phosphorylase, with amino-acid sequence MLPQEIIRKKRDGRSLSAAEIAFFVDGLANETVTEGQVAALAMAVFFNGMSREEAVAVTLAMRDSGDVLSWDLPGPVVDKHSTGGVGDNVSLMLAPIVAACGAYVPMISGRGLGHTGGTLDKMDSIPGYVSQPANDLFRDVVKSVGCAIIGQTGNLAPADRRFYAIRDVTATVESIPLITASILSKKLAAGLQALVLDVKAGNGAFMAKSRDAAALAKSLVEVANGAGMATTALITDMNEPLASAAGNALEVVNAVDFLTGRMRDPRLLEVTLALAAEMLVAARLAGSPVEGEASARQALDSGKAAEVFGRMVAALGGPHDFVSACRRHLPEAPVVRAVPARADGYVTGIDTRAVGVAVVALGGGRVRPGDAVDPAVGISGLATVAAELRSGDPIAMVHARDEASAAAAIAAVQGAYALGDRRPPRRKAVLRHVGATG; translated from the coding sequence ATGCTGCCCCAGGAAATCATCCGCAAGAAGCGCGACGGCAGGTCTCTGTCGGCCGCCGAGATCGCCTTCTTCGTCGACGGCCTCGCGAACGAGACCGTCACCGAGGGACAGGTCGCGGCGCTGGCGATGGCGGTGTTCTTCAACGGCATGAGCCGGGAGGAGGCCGTGGCGGTGACGCTCGCCATGCGCGACTCGGGCGACGTCCTGTCGTGGGATCTGCCTGGGCCGGTCGTCGACAAGCATTCCACCGGCGGCGTCGGCGACAACGTCTCGCTGATGCTGGCGCCGATCGTTGCCGCCTGCGGCGCCTACGTGCCGATGATTTCGGGACGGGGGCTCGGCCATACCGGCGGGACGCTGGACAAGATGGATTCGATCCCCGGCTATGTCAGTCAGCCGGCTAACGACCTGTTCCGAGATGTCGTGAAGAGCGTCGGATGCGCCATCATCGGGCAGACGGGAAACCTCGCGCCGGCCGACCGGCGCTTCTACGCCATCCGCGACGTGACGGCGACGGTGGAGTCGATCCCGCTGATCACCGCCTCGATCCTGTCGAAGAAGCTGGCGGCGGGCCTGCAGGCGCTGGTGCTCGACGTCAAGGCCGGCAACGGCGCCTTCATGGCGAAGAGCCGCGACGCCGCGGCCCTGGCGAAGAGCCTGGTCGAGGTCGCCAACGGTGCCGGCATGGCGACGACGGCGCTGATTACCGACATGAACGAGCCGCTGGCCTCGGCGGCGGGGAACGCGCTCGAAGTCGTCAATGCCGTCGACTTCCTCACCGGGCGGATGCGCGACCCGCGCCTGCTCGAGGTGACGCTGGCGCTCGCCGCCGAGATGCTCGTCGCTGCCCGGCTCGCGGGCTCGCCGGTCGAGGGCGAGGCTTCGGCCCGCCAGGCGCTCGACTCGGGCAAGGCGGCGGAGGTATTCGGGCGCATGGTCGCCGCGCTCGGCGGCCCCCATGATTTCGTCTCGGCCTGCCGCCGGCACCTGCCCGAGGCGCCCGTCGTTCGCGCGGTGCCCGCGCGGGCGGATGGCTATGTCACCGGCATCGATACCCGCGCGGTGGGCGTCGCCGTCGTGGCACTCGGCGGCGGGCGGGTGCGGCCTGGCGACGCGGTCGATCCCGCCGTCGGCATCAGCGGGCTCGCAACGGTCGCGGCCGAACTCCGGTCGGGCGACCCGATCGCCATGGTGCACGCGCGCGATGAAGCCTCGGCCGCTGCGGCGATCGCGGCGGTTCAGGGGGCCTATGCGTTGGGCGACAGACGGCCGCCGCGCCGCAAGGCGGTGCTGCGCCACGTCGGCGCCACGGGCTGA
- a CDS encoding phytoene desaturase family protein — protein MTSSETARWDVVIIGGGHNGLACAAALGRTGRKVLVLEAAASVGGTAGTHEFAPGFRTPSLAHVVNRLHPDMVRGLDLGSHGLAFAPGPMASVALSAAGEPLVLDGAYGERLDGSIAAADRAGWAELRSLLLRQAGILKPFLSRRPPDLGGMSLSQATMLGGAALSLRRLGREDMREFLRMVLMNVADVLDEHLSDDRLKGLVAFDATLGAHLGPRSPTSLLGLYYRLTGEIDGVAGAQAVPTGGMGAVATALARAAEAAGCALRTGAVVRRVLVEKGRVCAVVLADGSEIGARTVVSAINPVATFLDLVGPRHVDTGFVRRLRAIRMKGDAAKLHLALAAPPRFCGLADAAHRGRLVIAPSVDHVERAFNPAKYGEFSPEPVLEITLPSLTDPSLAPDGACVLSAIVQFAPYALKEGWETGRPKLLAAIMAVLERHAPGIGRSVRHAELLTPADIETRFRMPGGHWHHGELQVDQMLVNRPVHGADGYDTPVDGLFLAGAGSHPGGGISGAPGWNAARRVVEMRG, from the coding sequence ATGACGTCATCTGAAACCGCGCGGTGGGATGTCGTCATCATCGGCGGCGGCCACAACGGCCTCGCCTGCGCGGCGGCGCTGGGGCGTACGGGCCGCAAGGTGCTGGTGCTGGAGGCCGCAGCGTCCGTCGGCGGCACGGCGGGCACGCACGAATTCGCCCCCGGCTTTCGGACCCCGAGCCTCGCGCATGTCGTCAACCGGCTGCACCCGGACATGGTGCGGGGCCTCGACCTCGGCAGCCATGGCCTCGCCTTCGCGCCCGGCCCGATGGCAAGCGTGGCGCTGTCGGCGGCGGGCGAACCGCTGGTGCTCGACGGCGCCTATGGCGAGCGGCTCGACGGCAGCATCGCCGCCGCCGACCGGGCCGGCTGGGCGGAACTGCGGTCGCTGCTGCTGCGTCAGGCGGGCATCCTGAAGCCCTTCCTGTCGCGCCGGCCGCCGGACCTCGGCGGCATGTCCTTGTCTCAGGCCACGATGCTCGGCGGCGCTGCCCTGTCGCTGCGCCGCCTCGGCAGGGAAGACATGCGCGAATTCCTCCGCATGGTGCTGATGAACGTCGCCGACGTGCTCGACGAGCATCTGTCCGACGACCGGCTCAAGGGCCTCGTCGCCTTCGACGCGACGCTCGGCGCCCATCTCGGTCCCCGTTCGCCCACCTCGCTGCTCGGGCTCTACTACCGGCTGACCGGCGAGATCGACGGCGTGGCCGGCGCACAGGCGGTGCCGACGGGCGGAATGGGCGCGGTCGCCACGGCACTCGCGCGCGCGGCCGAAGCCGCCGGCTGCGCGCTGCGGACGGGCGCGGTCGTGCGGCGCGTCCTCGTCGAGAAGGGCCGCGTCTGCGCCGTCGTGCTCGCCGACGGCAGCGAGATCGGCGCCCGGACGGTCGTCTCGGCGATCAATCCCGTCGCCACCTTCCTCGATCTCGTCGGCCCGCGCCACGTCGATACCGGCTTCGTTCGCCGGCTCCGCGCCATCCGCATGAAGGGCGATGCGGCGAAGCTTCATCTCGCGCTCGCCGCGCCACCGCGCTTCTGCGGCCTCGCCGACGCCGCGCATCGCGGTCGTCTCGTCATCGCGCCGTCGGTCGACCATGTCGAGCGGGCCTTCAATCCGGCGAAGTACGGCGAGTTCTCGCCCGAGCCGGTCCTGGAAATCACGTTGCCCAGCCTCACGGACCCGTCGCTGGCGCCGGACGGGGCCTGCGTGCTCTCGGCGATCGTCCAGTTCGCGCCCTATGCGCTGAAAGAGGGCTGGGAGACCGGCCGGCCGAAGCTGCTCGCCGCGATCATGGCCGTGCTGGAGCGCCACGCGCCCGGCATTGGCCGCAGCGTGCGCCACGCCGAACTCCTGACGCCCGCCGACATCGAGACGCGCTTCCGCATGCCCGGCGGTCATTGGCACCATGGCGAGCTGCAGGTCGACCAGATGCTGGTGAACCGGCCCGTCCACGGCGCCGACGGCTACGACACACCGGTCGACGGCCTGTTCCTCGCCGGCGCCGGCTCCCATCCGGGCGGCGGTATCTCCGGCGCACCGGGCTGGAACGCGGCGAGGCGGGTCGTGGAAATGCGGGGATGA
- a CDS encoding TetR family transcriptional regulator C-terminal domain-containing protein, translated as MSESVIADRGPDGDRKGRKASREVRRQQLVDATIDSLARRGYAETTLADVADGAGLSRGIVNFHFESKEKLLVATLQFMAEEYAAHWRGALDKAGDDPASQLWALCAADFDRAICNKRKLAAWCAFWGEAKSRPTYQALCGGRDQAYHDVMVDVCTRLKAEGRYPIDPQASALAINALLEGLWLRLMLAADEVSRDTAFASAAELLAALFPRHFVRGTGGTITKA; from the coding sequence ATGTCCGAAAGCGTCATCGCCGATCGGGGACCCGACGGCGACCGGAAGGGCCGCAAGGCCTCGCGCGAAGTCCGCCGCCAGCAACTCGTCGACGCGACCATCGATTCGCTCGCGCGCCGCGGCTATGCCGAGACGACGCTGGCCGACGTCGCCGACGGGGCAGGCCTCTCGCGCGGCATCGTCAACTTCCATTTCGAGAGCAAGGAGAAGCTCCTCGTCGCCACGCTGCAGTTCATGGCGGAGGAGTATGCCGCACACTGGCGCGGCGCGCTGGACAAGGCGGGCGACGATCCCGCCAGCCAGCTGTGGGCATTGTGTGCGGCCGATTTCGACCGCGCCATCTGCAACAAGCGCAAGCTGGCCGCCTGGTGCGCCTTCTGGGGAGAGGCGAAGTCGCGCCCGACCTACCAGGCACTGTGCGGCGGTCGCGACCAAGCCTATCACGACGTGATGGTGGACGTCTGCACGCGGCTGAAGGCCGAGGGGCGCTATCCGATCGATCCGCAGGCGAGCGCGCTGGCCATCAACGCCCTGCTGGAAGGCTTGTGGCTGCGCCTCATGCTCGCCGCCGACGAGGTGTCGCGCGACACCGCCTTCGCTTCGGCGGCCGAATTGCTGGCGGCGCTGTTTCCGCGGCACTTCGTGCGGGGCACGGGCGGCACGATCACGAAGGCATGA
- a CDS encoding phytoene desaturase family protein produces MKRWDAIVIGAGHNGLVNACYLQRAGLDVLVLEKNEWVGGAAVSRSLTPGYTYSNCSYVCSLFRPEIMRDLDLPRHGLQVIAYEGGAVLTQDGDFLGNYRDHEAHRREFARFSPRDAEAYDRYSRDVTRQCRFIQPLLMRTAPDPTSLKPRDLGELLYLGRKFADLGPAEMAQTIRFWTMSIADFLDEYFETDVIKAYFALSGIIGTALGPMSPGTAYILLHHYMGEVDGSVGAWGYARGGMGAVTQALASSFQASGGTIRTGAAVDHVLVRSGKAEGVVLAGGEEVRGRMVVSNADVKRTFLTLVDEKDLPETFLRRVRNFKIRGSSGKVNIALDSMPEFPALPKDSPCLRGDLHFTDSVERMERGYDDWKAGRWSADPFLDVVIPTTLDPTMTSPGTHFMSCFVQYCPPKVEGRDWTDADRDAFGETVISQIADYSPGFRDRIVHMEVRTPRELEEEVGLTEGNIFQGELTFDQLLFNRPVPGYAQYRSPIGGLYMCGSSTHPGGGVMGAPGRNAAAEILRDLKRGTRHMSPAHDVI; encoded by the coding sequence ATGAAGCGCTGGGACGCCATCGTGATAGGAGCCGGACACAACGGCCTCGTCAACGCGTGCTACCTCCAGCGCGCGGGCCTCGACGTGCTGGTGCTCGAGAAGAACGAATGGGTCGGCGGCGCGGCCGTCAGCCGCTCGCTGACGCCGGGCTACACCTATTCCAACTGTTCCTATGTCTGCTCGCTGTTCCGGCCGGAAATCATGCGCGACCTCGACCTGCCGCGCCACGGCCTGCAGGTCATCGCCTACGAGGGCGGCGCTGTGCTGACGCAGGACGGCGACTTCCTCGGCAATTACCGCGACCACGAGGCGCACCGGCGCGAGTTCGCGCGCTTTTCTCCCCGAGATGCCGAGGCCTATGACCGCTATTCGCGCGACGTGACGCGGCAGTGCCGCTTCATCCAGCCGCTCCTGATGCGCACCGCGCCCGACCCGACGAGCCTGAAGCCGCGCGACCTGGGCGAACTCCTCTATCTCGGCCGCAAGTTCGCGGACCTCGGTCCGGCCGAGATGGCCCAGACCATCCGCTTCTGGACCATGTCGATCGCGGACTTCCTCGACGAGTATTTCGAGACCGACGTCATCAAGGCCTATTTCGCCCTGTCGGGGATCATCGGCACGGCGCTCGGGCCGATGTCGCCCGGCACCGCCTACATCCTGCTGCACCACTACATGGGCGAGGTGGACGGGTCCGTCGGTGCCTGGGGCTATGCCCGCGGCGGCATGGGCGCCGTGACGCAGGCGCTGGCATCGTCTTTCCAGGCGAGTGGCGGCACGATACGGACCGGTGCAGCGGTCGACCACGTGCTGGTCCGCTCCGGCAAGGCCGAGGGCGTGGTGCTGGCGGGCGGCGAGGAGGTGCGCGGCCGCATGGTCGTCTCCAACGCCGACGTCAAGCGCACCTTCCTGACGCTCGTCGACGAAAAGGACCTGCCTGAGACGTTCCTGCGCCGGGTCCGCAACTTCAAGATCCGCGGCTCCTCGGGCAAGGTCAACATCGCGCTGGACTCGATGCCGGAATTCCCCGCCTTGCCGAAGGACTCGCCCTGCCTTCGCGGCGACCTGCACTTCACCGATTCCGTCGAGCGCATGGAGCGCGGCTACGACGACTGGAAGGCCGGACGCTGGTCGGCCGACCCCTTCCTCGACGTCGTCATCCCCACCACGCTCGACCCGACCATGACCTCGCCCGGCACGCATTTCATGAGCTGTTTCGTGCAGTACTGCCCGCCCAAGGTCGAGGGGCGCGACTGGACCGACGCCGACCGCGACGCCTTCGGCGAAACGGTGATCTCCCAGATCGCGGACTATTCGCCCGGCTTCCGCGACCGCATCGTGCACATGGAGGTGCGCACGCCGCGCGAACTGGAGGAGGAGGTCGGCCTGACGGAGGGCAACATCTTCCAGGGGGAACTGACCTTCGACCAGTTGCTGTTCAACCGGCCGGTGCCCGGATACGCGCAGTACAGGTCGCCGATCGGCGGGCTCTACATGTGCGGCTCGTCCACGCATCCCGGCGGCGGCGTCATGGGCGCGCCCGGCCGCAACGCCGCCGCCGAGATCCTGCGCGACCTGAAGCGCGGCACCCGCCACATGAGTCCGGCCCATGACGTCATCTGA
- a CDS encoding class I SAM-dependent methyltransferase, with the protein MHGAREDEPHGGPEYDDAAIRFLEALWGEGYLSPGGPEEVDRVLSGLSLMGRTVLDVGCGSGGITLHLVERHGASHATGFDVEAPVILAARRRAWERGLSQRVDFVQAPPGRLPFRDESFDVVFSKDALLHVPDKDALFSDLWRVLKPGGQLAASDWMIGHDGEPSDDMKAYVAAEGLSFAMVSPARTRAAMEKAGFVDVYTVDRNPWYREVARTELERLKGPLYARCAAAVGEAYVDRNIRTWEAMQKVLDSGEHRPTHLRGRKPG; encoded by the coding sequence ATGCACGGCGCCCGCGAAGACGAACCGCACGGCGGACCAGAATATGACGACGCCGCCATCCGCTTCCTCGAAGCGCTCTGGGGCGAAGGCTATCTGTCGCCGGGCGGACCCGAGGAGGTCGACCGCGTTCTGTCCGGCCTCTCGCTCATGGGGCGGACAGTGCTGGACGTCGGCTGCGGCTCCGGCGGCATCACCCTGCATCTGGTCGAGCGGCATGGCGCGTCGCATGCCACGGGCTTCGACGTCGAGGCCCCGGTCATCCTCGCGGCGCGCCGGCGCGCCTGGGAGCGCGGACTGTCGCAGCGCGTCGACTTCGTCCAGGCGCCGCCGGGTCGCCTGCCGTTCCGCGACGAGAGCTTCGACGTCGTTTTTTCCAAGGACGCGCTGCTGCACGTGCCCGACAAGGACGCGCTGTTTTCCGATCTCTGGCGCGTGCTGAAGCCGGGCGGCCAGCTGGCCGCCAGCGACTGGATGATCGGACATGACGGCGAGCCGAGCGACGACATGAAGGCCTATGTCGCGGCCGAGGGACTGAGCTTCGCCATGGTCTCGCCCGCCCGGACCCGCGCGGCGATGGAGAAGGCCGGGTTCGTCGACGTCTACACCGTCGACCGGAACCCCTGGTACCGCGAGGTTGCCCGAACGGAACTGGAGCGCCTGAAGGGACCGCTCTACGCGCGCTGCGCCGCGGCGGTGGGCGAGGCCTATGTCGACAGGAACATCCGCACCTGGGAAGCCATGCAGAAGGTTCTTGACTCGGGCGAACACCGTCCCACTCATCTGCGGGGAAGGAAGCCGGGATAG
- a CDS encoding aminomethyltransferase family protein: MISAISGEDITPRRALQDHWRVMRRETPFHPRLAALDFRNDWYAWAGCKAPHSLWDEELEYFAIRSQAALFDISPMIKYRIEGPDAEAFCERVFVRSVAKLKPGRVHYTAWCDDEGNVLDDGTLFRLSATRFRLCCQERHLPWLLDSAVGYDVTVADETEAVAGLALQGPTSCALLKDAGFEGIERLKPFDIADFARDDGTVTVSRTGFTGDLGYELFVDAGLALPLWDRLWEAGRLRGLRAIGYGALNRARIEAGFIVANADFITAEHAIRADRVRMPDEIGLGWMVDPDKPHFNGRRAILEARRRGTLRHVLVGLEVEGNVPADHALVYHARKKEVGLVSAAIWSPMTKRNIAIASLTRPYGDMRSDDLWVEIYALREGQYSKLMKRATVVPRPFMTLGRRTATPPADC; the protein is encoded by the coding sequence ATGATTTCTGCCATCTCCGGCGAAGACATCACCCCCCGCCGCGCGCTGCAGGACCACTGGCGCGTCATGCGCCGCGAGACCCCGTTCCACCCGCGCCTCGCCGCGCTCGACTTCCGCAACGACTGGTATGCCTGGGCCGGCTGCAAGGCACCGCATTCGCTGTGGGACGAGGAACTCGAGTACTTCGCGATCCGCAGCCAGGCGGCCCTGTTCGACATCTCGCCGATGATCAAGTACCGCATCGAGGGGCCGGACGCCGAGGCCTTCTGCGAGCGCGTCTTCGTGCGAAGCGTCGCGAAGCTCAAGCCCGGTCGCGTCCATTACACCGCCTGGTGCGACGACGAGGGCAACGTGCTCGACGACGGCACGCTGTTCCGGCTGTCGGCGACGCGCTTCCGCCTCTGCTGCCAGGAGCGGCACCTGCCTTGGCTACTCGACAGCGCGGTCGGCTACGACGTGACCGTCGCCGACGAGACGGAGGCCGTGGCCGGGCTCGCGCTGCAGGGACCGACCTCCTGCGCGCTGCTGAAGGATGCGGGCTTCGAGGGTATCGAACGGCTGAAGCCCTTCGACATCGCCGACTTTGCGCGGGATGACGGCACGGTCACCGTCTCGCGCACCGGCTTCACCGGCGATCTCGGCTACGAACTCTTCGTCGATGCGGGGCTGGCTCTCCCGCTCTGGGACCGGCTGTGGGAGGCCGGCCGCCTGCGCGGCCTGCGCGCGATCGGCTACGGCGCCCTCAACCGGGCGCGGATCGAGGCAGGGTTCATCGTGGCCAATGCCGACTTCATCACCGCCGAACATGCGATCCGCGCCGACCGCGTGCGCATGCCCGACGAGATCGGTCTCGGCTGGATGGTCGATCCGGACAAGCCTCATTTCAACGGCCGGCGCGCCATCCTCGAGGCGCGGCGCAGGGGCACGCTGCGGCACGTTCTCGTGGGACTGGAGGTCGAGGGCAACGTGCCGGCCGACCATGCGCTGGTCTATCATGCGCGGAAGAAGGAGGTCGGGCTCGTCAGCGCTGCCATCTGGTCGCCGATGACGAAGCGCAACATCGCCATCGCCAGCCTGACGCGGCCCTATGGAGACATGCGCTCGGACGATCTCTGGGTCGAGATATACGCCCTCCGCGAAGGCCAGTATTCAAAGCTCATGAAGCGCGCGACGGTGGTTCCGCGCCCCTTCATGACGCTCGGCCGGCGCACCGCGACCCCGCCGGCGGACTGCTGA